Within Fusobacterium gonidiaformans ATCC 25563, the genomic segment CTAATCTTCTTCTTTTGTTCTTTTTCAACTACTTCCTTTATTTCTGTGATTTTCTTATACACATAAAATTCTGTTGTAACAGAACAAATACTTCTTACATCCTCTATTTGACGTCTACTCCCTAAAACAAAATCACTTTGCTCCAATCTTTCTTTAGCCTTTTGACTAATATAATCTACATTCCCAGGTCCTATTGACACTACCATTACCCTACTCATGACATTCCTCCACCATTTTTAAGAAAGCATCACTTTGACCTAAAGTTCCCTTTTCAAAAGAAAACAATAGTACTTCACTCTCAAAGCCTTCTTTTCGACTGTACTCCACAATCTTATCGCGAATACGATTGGATAAGTAGTTAAAAAATTTAGAGTCTGAAACATAATTACAAGCTTCTTCTACCGTATTGGACAATAATATTTTTCGGATAATCGTAGAATCTAATCCATAAAGAAAAGCATTGGCTCCCATAACTTCCATTCGTCCGTCAGCAACACGACTGTGTGTATGAAAAATTCCTCCTGCCAATTTAATTGCCTTCCCTATATGTCCTAGTAAAATAATCTTTTGGAAACCTAATTTTACAGCAGATTCTATCATAAAGCCTGCAAAATTACTAATAATAATCATTTGTTCTATGTCTAAACCCAATTTTTCACAATAGGCTTTTCCATAATTTCCAAAAGCAAAAATAACCCATTTTCTTCTTTTATCCATACGCAACACTTTTAATTCAGCATACATAGATGCTTTGAGAGCCTCTTCACTCATAGCTTTCACAATTCCCGTAGAACCAAGAACAGAAATTCCTCCTAAGACTCCCATTTTTGGATTATAAGTTTGACTTGCTTTCGCTCTTCCCTCCGGAATATAAATACAGATAACGACTTTGTCTTCTGTTTCCTGTAATAAGTCTTTCACAACTTTCTCTATCATTTTTTGAGGTCCAGGATTGATGGCAGACTTTCCAACTTCTACCTGTAAGCCTTTTTTCGTAACAAGTCCAACTCCTCGTCCACCATAGATTAGACATTTTCCTCTTATGATTGCTCTCTCTATTTTAGGAAATTCTTTTTGTAAAAAGACTTTCACACAAATAGAAATTCCATTCGTAACATCAGGATCATCTCCAGCATATTTTTGCACAGCAGCCGAAGCAAAATTTCCTCGTCTACGAACTTTTAAAATAGGAATGACCAATTCTTCTCCCTTAGGAGTTTCTACTTCCACTTCCTGCAAAGAAATATGATAGAGCAAGGACATCAGTGCAGCTTTCACTGCTGCTGCTGCACAAGATCCTGTGGTATATCCATTTCTTAACTCCCTATCTTCCATGATTTTCTCCCATCCAAACTATTTACAAGAACTAAAATCCTTCTCGCTTATAAATTTGATATAGAATTCCATGAAGAATTCCTACTCCAATCGTACTTCCACCTTTTCTTCCATTTATCGTAATGTAGGGAACATCTAAACTTTTAAAGGCTTCCTTTGATTCTGCAGCTCCTACAAATCCTACCGGAACACCAATGACAAGAGCAGGTCTTTCTATTTCTCCTCTCTCAATCATTTCCTTTAATTGATATAAAGCTGTCGGTGCATTTCCAATGATAAAAATTTTAGTTTCTTTATCTTTCGCTGCTTTTCTGATTCCTACAATAGATCTCGTTAAGCCTTCTTTTTTTGCTTCTTCTATTACTTCCTTATCAGAAACCAAACAGTAAGCGGAACAAGCAAATTTTGACATCGCCGGTTTGCTCAAACCATTGACGATCATATTCGTATCACAATAAATTTTACATCCCTTTCGTAAAGATTCTATTCCACTTTGAATAGCATTGTTTTGAAATTCAATCAAATCCCCATATTCAAAATCTGCAGAAGTATGAATAATTCTTTTGACAATCGGCAATTCTTGTTCTGAAAATTGATGAATTTTTTCTCCCATTTCTTCTTCAATAATTTCAAAACTTCTCTTTTCTATATCTCCAGGCACTTTAATATAAGCCATAACTCCTCCTATCTCCATATCTTTTTTAAGAACTCTATACTATTAAAAAAATGAATATGAGGGTAACCTGCATAAATCCTTCCCTCTTTTTCAAAAATACAACTCCAAGATCGTCCATCTATTTTCCTAGCGATTAAAACTCTCGTGTCCTTTTCCATATTTTCCAAATCAGAATAATGAAATTCATGTGCTTTTGCAATTTCTATTCCATTTTCCTCCAAAGAAATATATCCAAAGCGACTAATATTTAATCGATTTTTCATTTTTGTACTTACAGGAAGTAAGGCACACATCTGCAACTTTTCTTCGGAAAGCTGTATAATCTCTTTTCCAAGATACATAAAGCCTCCACATTCGGCATAAATGCCGCCTGTAAATTTCTGAATTTCCTCTCTCATCTTTTTATTCTTCTCTAATCCCTCACTAAAAATTTCAGGATAGCCTCCTCCAAAATAAAGATAATCTACCTTTTCCGGAAGTTGACTGTCGTGAATTGGAGAAAAATACTCCACCTCAAAACCTAAATACTCTAAACTTTCTAGATTATCCTGATAATAAAATCGAAAAGCTTCATCTCGAGCAATTCCTATTTTTCTTCCTCTCCAATAATTTTGATACTTTTCTAATGGATGAAAAATAGTTTCAGATTTCTCTTGTCTTTCTGCGATGTCTTCTATTCTCTTGATGTCTATGGTTTGCTCTATCATATCCGCTAAAGTTTCCAATTTCTCATCTAAATCTTTTACTTCATTCGCCTGTAATAAACCTAAGTGACGACTTGAAATTCGTAGTTGTTCTTCCTTTTTCACATAGCCTAAACAGGGTATTTTTGTATACCTCTCGATTGCTTCTTTACAATGAATATAACTTTTCTCGGAATTTACTTGGTTAATAATCACTCCTGCAATCTTGACCCTTTCATCTAATTTTTGATATCCCAATACCTGTGCTGCAATACTGGTACTTTTCCCTTGAGCATCTACAATTAAAATCACAGGTAAATCTAAAATTCTAGAAATATGTGCTGCGGAAGCATTGTCTAAACTATAATCTATTCCATCATAGAGTCCCATAACTCCTTCTACAATAGAAAAATCTTTTTGATGGCTTTGAAAACTATATTGTACTCCTTGCTTCCCCATCATAAAGTAATCTAAATTATAGGAAAAATTTCCTGTTACCCAAGCATGAAAACTTGGATCAATATAGTCGGGTCCTACTTTAAAAGGAGAAACCTGATATTTTCTTGAAAATATTTTCATAAGTCCCATAGAAATG encodes:
- a CDS encoding precorrin-8X methylmutase, which encodes MAYIKVPGDIEKRSFEIIEEEMGEKIHQFSEQELPIVKRIIHTSADFEYGDLIEFQNNAIQSGIESLRKGCKIYCDTNMIVNGLSKPAMSKFACSAYCLVSDKEVIEEAKKEGLTRSIVGIRKAAKDKETKIFIIGNAPTALYQLKEMIERGEIERPALVIGVPVGFVGAAESKEAFKSLDVPYITINGRKGGSTIGVGILHGILYQIYKREGF
- the cbiD gene encoding cobalt-precorrin-5B (C(1))-methyltransferase CbiD, giving the protein MEDRELRNGYTTGSCAAAAVKAALMSLLYHISLQEVEVETPKGEELVIPILKVRRRGNFASAAVQKYAGDDPDVTNGISICVKVFLQKEFPKIERAIIRGKCLIYGGRGVGLVTKKGLQVEVGKSAINPGPQKMIEKVVKDLLQETEDKVVICIYIPEGRAKASQTYNPKMGVLGGISVLGSTGIVKAMSEEALKASMYAELKVLRMDKRRKWVIFAFGNYGKAYCEKLGLDIEQMIIISNFAGFMIESAVKLGFQKIILLGHIGKAIKLAGGIFHTHSRVADGRMEVMGANAFLYGLDSTIIRKILLSNTVEEACNYVSDSKFFNYLSNRIRDKIVEYSRKEGFESEVLLFSFEKGTLGQSDAFLKMVEECHE
- a CDS encoding cobyrinate a,c-diamide synthase, translating into MKAFLLAGTHSGVGKTTISMGLMKIFSRKYQVSPFKVGPDYIDPSFHAWVTGNFSYNLDYFMMGKQGVQYSFQSHQKDFSIVEGVMGLYDGIDYSLDNASAAHISRILDLPVILIVDAQGKSTSIAAQVLGYQKLDERVKIAGVIINQVNSEKSYIHCKEAIERYTKIPCLGYVKKEEQLRISSRHLGLLQANEVKDLDEKLETLADMIEQTIDIKRIEDIAERQEKSETIFHPLEKYQNYWRGRKIGIARDEAFRFYYQDNLESLEYLGFEVEYFSPIHDSQLPEKVDYLYFGGGYPEIFSEGLEKNKKMREEIQKFTGGIYAECGGFMYLGKEIIQLSEEKLQMCALLPVSTKMKNRLNISRFGYISLEENGIEIAKAHEFHYSDLENMEKDTRVLIARKIDGRSWSCIFEKEGRIYAGYPHIHFFNSIEFLKKIWR